One genomic window of bacterium includes the following:
- a CDS encoding aspartate kinase: MRVRVTVPATSANLGSGFDVLGLALELYNEIETVVIPEGLVVTVEGEGADTLPRDGSNLVVQAMNMVFDRAGSSPPGLRVHCLNRIPLGRGLGSSAAAIVGGLLAANHLIGGPYDREQLMVMAVEREGHPDNVVPAFLGGLVVSVPHAGRVEHVRINPSFGLNILVVVPDFQVPTAFARQVLPSVVPLDDAVFNIGRVALFMAGISSGEHAHLAIAMDDRLHQNYRAELIPGMAEAIAAAHAAGAAGVALSGSGPSLLAFVPERVEAEVADAMQAAFSRAGVKTDTQVVMADLFGAEVSTTDRPVRSLVVQKYGGTSVADADRIRKVADRVAQARRAGDDVVVVVSAMGGATDELIALANSINPEPPPREMDMLLSTGEQVSIALLSMALSRQGVEAVSLTGSQVGIITDRAHRRARIRRIDREKIMNHLRTGRVVVVAGFQGREAGGDVTTLGRGGSDTTAVAVAAALRADRCEIHTDVDGVYTADPRVIPQARLIRRISYDEMLEMADLGTRVIQPRAVEVAKRFGVELVVRSSFSDDPGTQVGGGNEMEEVIIRAVTHSCDEIKLVLEAVPDVPGMAARVFRALANAGVKVDMILQGMHREGRNDIAFTVVREHLDDARRVCRDLAAELGARRVAEDAGIAKVSVVGAGISQDAGVAASMFEALADEGINIDMISTSPLRISCVISRDRAEDAVGALHRRFNLA, from the coding sequence ATGCGCGTCAGGGTGACCGTGCCGGCAACCAGCGCCAACCTGGGATCGGGCTTTGACGTCCTGGGATTAGCCCTGGAACTCTACAACGAGATCGAGACCGTGGTCATCCCCGAAGGCCTGGTGGTTACGGTAGAGGGTGAAGGCGCGGATACGCTACCCCGTGATGGCTCCAACCTGGTGGTCCAGGCCATGAACATGGTCTTCGACCGCGCCGGATCGAGTCCACCCGGACTGCGGGTGCATTGCCTCAACCGCATCCCCCTCGGCCGGGGGTTGGGGTCCAGCGCCGCCGCCATCGTCGGTGGGCTGCTGGCAGCCAACCATCTCATCGGTGGGCCGTACGATCGCGAGCAACTGATGGTGATGGCCGTGGAGCGCGAGGGCCACCCGGACAACGTGGTCCCTGCCTTCCTGGGCGGGTTGGTGGTTTCTGTCCCCCACGCGGGGCGTGTGGAGCATGTCCGCATCAACCCGTCGTTTGGCCTGAACATCCTCGTCGTGGTACCGGACTTCCAGGTTCCCACGGCCTTTGCCCGCCAGGTCCTACCTTCGGTGGTGCCCCTTGACGACGCGGTCTTCAACATAGGCCGGGTGGCGTTGTTCATGGCCGGGATCTCCAGCGGCGAGCACGCTCACCTGGCAATTGCAATGGACGACCGGCTGCACCAGAACTACCGGGCAGAGCTCATCCCGGGTATGGCTGAAGCCATTGCCGCGGCCCATGCAGCCGGCGCGGCAGGAGTGGCCCTAAGCGGCTCCGGACCCTCCCTGCTGGCCTTCGTCCCCGAGCGCGTGGAAGCGGAAGTGGCCGATGCCATGCAGGCCGCCTTCTCCCGCGCCGGCGTCAAGACGGACACACAGGTGGTAATGGCCGATCTGTTCGGCGCCGAGGTCTCCACGACCGACCGCCCTGTGCGCTCCCTGGTTGTCCAGAAGTACGGGGGCACCTCGGTGGCCGATGCAGATCGCATCAGGAAGGTGGCCGACCGTGTAGCACAGGCCCGCAGGGCCGGTGACGATGTCGTGGTGGTAGTGTCGGCCATGGGAGGTGCCACCGACGAGTTGATCGCCCTGGCCAATTCCATCAACCCTGAGCCGCCGCCTCGGGAGATGGACATGCTCCTCTCCACCGGCGAGCAGGTTTCCATCGCCCTTCTGTCCATGGCGCTCAGCCGTCAGGGGGTGGAAGCCGTCTCCCTGACCGGGTCCCAGGTTGGGATCATCACCGATCGCGCACACCGTCGGGCCCGCATCCGCCGGATCGACCGGGAGAAGATCATGAACCACCTCAGGACCGGCAGGGTCGTGGTGGTGGCCGGCTTCCAGGGCCGGGAGGCCGGCGGTGATGTAACCACGCTGGGTCGGGGTGGGTCGGACACCACCGCCGTCGCCGTGGCCGCAGCCCTTCGGGCGGACCGATGCGAGATCCATACCGATGTCGATGGGGTCTACACGGCCGATCCGCGGGTGATCCCCCAGGCCAGGCTCATTCGTCGGATCTCCTACGACGAGATGCTGGAGATGGCCGACCTGGGAACCCGAGTCATTCAGCCGCGCGCAGTGGAAGTCGCCAAGCGGTTCGGAGTAGAGCTGGTGGTTCGGTCCAGCTTCAGCGACGATCCGGGCACGCAGGTGGGAGGAGGAAACGAGATGGAGGAAGTCATCATTAGAGCGGTCACCCACAGCTGCGACGAGATCAAGCTGGTGTTGGAGGCCGTGCCCGACGTGCCGGGTATGGCGGCCCGGGTGTTCCGGGCCCTGGCAAACGCCGGGGTGAAGGTGGACATGATCCTGCAGGGCATGCATCGGGAAGGACGGAACGACATCGCCTTCACCGTGGTCAGGGAACACCTGGATGACGCCCGCCGCGTATGCCGTGATCTGGCGGCTGAGTTGGGCGCCCGCCGTGTTGCTGAGGATGCGGGGATCGCCAAGGTGTCCGTGGTGGGAGCCGGCATCTCGCAGGATGCGGGGGTCGCCGCTTCCATGTTCGAGGCCCTGGCAGATGAAGGAATCAACATTGACATGATCAGCACTTCCCCGCTGCGCATCTCCTGCGTCATCTCCAGGGACAGGGCGGAGGATGCGGTCGGGGCGCTCCACCGCCGCTTCAACCTGGCCTGA
- a CDS encoding aldo/keto reductase has protein sequence MIRRQLGRGGFEVSAFGLGCMSMSGSYGYGVGDEAESIATIHRAYELGVAFFDTADAYGNGHNETLLGQAVRPFRREIVIATKFGHVPAREGRPAGISGKPDYVREACAESLQRLGVDVIDLYYQHRVDPDTPIEDTVGAMVGLVEAGKVKYLGLSEASAATIRRGHAIHPITAVQSEYSLWTRDPEREVLKTCRELGIGFVPYSPLGRGFLTGTVQSPDDLAADDRRRIHPRFHPENFSSNLRLVDRLRAMAEAKGCSLPQLVIAWVLAQGDDIVPIPGARRRAHLEENLGALSVTLTKDDLAALDEIAPIGVAAGARYPADGMRAINR, from the coding sequence GTGATTCGGCGGCAACTTGGCCGGGGCGGGTTTGAGGTCTCGGCGTTCGGGCTCGGCTGCATGAGCATGTCGGGAAGTTACGGGTACGGCGTGGGTGACGAGGCCGAGTCGATCGCCACGATTCACCGGGCCTACGAGCTTGGGGTTGCGTTCTTCGACACGGCGGACGCCTACGGTAACGGGCACAACGAGACGTTGCTGGGGCAGGCCGTCCGTCCGTTCCGGCGTGAGATCGTTATCGCCACCAAGTTCGGCCACGTGCCCGCCAGAGAAGGCCGGCCCGCGGGCATAAGTGGCAAGCCCGATTACGTGAGGGAAGCGTGCGCGGAGAGCCTGCAGCGACTGGGGGTCGATGTCATCGACCTCTACTACCAGCATCGCGTCGATCCCGATACGCCCATCGAGGATACGGTGGGTGCGATGGTCGGGCTGGTCGAAGCCGGCAAGGTGAAATACCTGGGCCTCTCGGAGGCGTCGGCTGCCACCATCCGGCGCGGGCACGCCATTCATCCCATCACCGCGGTTCAGTCGGAATACTCGCTATGGACTCGAGATCCCGAACGCGAGGTCTTGAAGACCTGCCGCGAGTTGGGGATTGGCTTCGTGCCCTACAGCCCGCTCGGCCGGGGCTTCCTCACCGGTACGGTGCAGTCGCCCGACGACCTGGCGGCAGACGACCGGCGGCGCATTCATCCACGTTTCCATCCAGAGAACTTCAGCAGCAATCTCCGGCTGGTCGACCGCCTGCGCGCCATGGCGGAGGCGAAGGGCTGTTCGCTGCCCCAACTGGTGATCGCTTGGGTGCTGGCGCAGGGCGACGATATCGTGCCCATCCCCGGTGCCCGGCGCCGCGCGCACCTGGAGGAAAACCTGGGCGCCCTGAGTGTCACGCTGACGAAGGACGATCTGGCCGCGCTGGACGAAATCGCGCCGATCGGTGTCGCAGCCGGCGCCCGCTATCCGGCGGATGGGATGCGGGCTATCAACCGCTAG
- the mfd gene encoding transcription-repair coupling factor, with protein sequence MTLLLQGLLELLREAPAYKEIRRALIEGDVPPSALGPGGSAAACLLAAVITDPEIAGTVPDGTGARPPTLAIAPNREAAERLTDDLRAALSGAEIQVILFPDDPAAVRERLGVLDALATAGRQVVVVASAAACAEPLPSPEALSAATLRLRPEQTLPRDRLVADLESGGYQRVGLVANPGEFAVRGGVVDLFPPDADAPVRLDLWGDEVDSLRAFDPLSQRGLEALPEVTVRPAWLRAESDAATSLAEHLPSGGLLVLVEPAEAEGAVRLLGERADPKPLPWSRIAGPAPGRRRMAIAAARPPEGRWHEIRLEAGGLEAHGGQTHLFAKMLAGLADEGLSVVVASAQAGRLAHILADSGIEVALAERLDAMPLRGRIVAVPVPLARGFRLDSAGLAVATDAEIVGWRRRRPRMRFLREGERLASWVDLSPDDLVVHLHHGIGRYKGLVRLQQGGAEREYLMLQYAAEDRLYVPTDQIGLVQRYIGEGAQVRIHRLGGAEWEREKRQVKEATREMAASLLTLYAARATAAGHAFGPDTPWQAEMEAAFPHEETPHQRMAIEAVKRDMEAPRPMDRLVAGDVGYGKTEVALRAAFKAVMDGRQVAVVVPTTVLAQQHFSVFSERFAPYPVTVELLSRFRSPAEQKAVLAGLAAGTVDVVIGTHRLLGKDVRFPNLGLVVVDEEQRFGVGHKEHLKALRRSVDVLTLTATPIPRTLHMSLAGLRDLTVMETPPEARLPIHTEIRPQDDDLVRDAIRHELARGGQVYVVHNRVETIGRAARRIRHLVPEARVGIGHGQISEERLETVMLDFLGGRLDVLVCTTIVEIGLDIPQVNTILIEDAHLMGLAQLYQLRGRVGRADRQAYCYLLYPPRTPLTGEAEQRLRAMAEFVELGSGMGLAMRDLEIRGAGNILGPEQHGHVAAVGFDLYCRLLDEAIREARGEIIEDARDPALELGVDAHLPVAYLPDENERMASYRRLGAARTAEEAETVAAEMEERYGPPPPPARALLDAVRLRVAARGVGATSITRKDGRFVVRLNEGSHLDATAQDRLRLALGSRAQVTAAGLTVRAVGRTFAEQAGPLIETLELVGRLAARDALRYADSVRTEEGVPR encoded by the coding sequence ATGACCCTGCTCCTGCAGGGTCTCCTGGAGCTTCTCCGGGAGGCGCCTGCCTACAAAGAGATCCGCCGGGCCCTGATCGAGGGTGATGTGCCGCCGTCCGCCCTCGGGCCGGGCGGCAGCGCGGCGGCGTGCCTGCTGGCCGCGGTCATCACCGATCCCGAGATCGCCGGCACGGTCCCTGACGGGACGGGCGCCCGGCCGCCCACCCTGGCGATTGCCCCGAACCGCGAGGCCGCCGAGCGCCTGACAGACGACCTGCGTGCGGCGCTCTCCGGCGCGGAGATCCAGGTAATTCTCTTCCCGGACGACCCGGCCGCGGTCCGCGAGCGCCTGGGGGTCCTAGACGCCCTCGCCACCGCCGGAAGACAGGTGGTCGTGGTGGCGTCCGCGGCCGCGTGCGCCGAGCCGCTCCCTTCCCCCGAAGCCCTGTCCGCCGCGACGCTCCGCCTGCGCCCTGAACAGACGCTGCCGCGCGATCGCCTGGTGGCCGACCTGGAGTCCGGCGGCTACCAGCGCGTCGGGCTGGTGGCCAATCCGGGCGAGTTCGCGGTACGCGGCGGCGTCGTGGACCTGTTTCCTCCGGACGCGGACGCGCCGGTCCGCCTCGATCTGTGGGGAGATGAGGTGGACTCGCTGCGCGCGTTCGATCCGCTCTCGCAGCGCGGCCTGGAAGCGCTGCCCGAGGTCACGGTGCGGCCGGCGTGGCTGCGCGCGGAGAGCGACGCCGCCACATCGCTTGCGGAGCATCTCCCCTCCGGCGGGCTGCTGGTCCTGGTGGAACCGGCCGAGGCCGAGGGCGCGGTCCGCCTGCTCGGCGAGCGCGCCGATCCCAAACCCCTGCCCTGGTCGCGGATTGCCGGCCCGGCCCCCGGACGCCGGCGCATGGCGATCGCGGCCGCGCGACCGCCCGAGGGACGCTGGCACGAGATCCGCCTGGAAGCAGGAGGCCTAGAAGCCCACGGCGGCCAGACGCACCTGTTCGCCAAGATGCTCGCAGGCCTGGCAGATGAGGGCCTGAGCGTCGTGGTCGCCTCTGCCCAGGCCGGTCGCCTTGCGCACATCCTGGCAGACTCCGGCATCGAGGTGGCGCTGGCCGAGCGCCTCGACGCGATGCCCCTCCGCGGCCGCATCGTGGCCGTCCCCGTTCCCCTTGCGCGGGGATTCCGCCTCGACTCGGCAGGCCTGGCGGTGGCGACCGACGCCGAGATCGTCGGGTGGAGGCGGCGCCGGCCCCGGATGCGGTTCCTGCGCGAGGGCGAGCGCCTTGCGTCGTGGGTTGACCTGTCCCCTGACGATCTGGTCGTGCACCTGCACCACGGCATCGGCCGCTACAAGGGCCTGGTCCGGTTGCAGCAGGGCGGCGCGGAACGAGAGTACCTGATGCTCCAGTACGCGGCGGAAGATCGCCTCTACGTTCCCACCGACCAGATCGGACTGGTCCAGCGCTACATCGGCGAGGGCGCGCAGGTCAGGATCCACCGGCTGGGCGGCGCCGAGTGGGAGCGTGAGAAGCGCCAGGTAAAGGAAGCCACGCGCGAGATGGCGGCCTCGCTGCTGACGCTCTACGCGGCGAGGGCCACGGCAGCGGGCCACGCCTTCGGCCCGGACACGCCCTGGCAGGCCGAGATGGAGGCCGCGTTTCCCCACGAGGAAACCCCGCACCAGCGCATGGCCATCGAGGCGGTCAAGCGCGACATGGAGGCGCCGCGGCCCATGGACCGGCTGGTGGCAGGCGACGTCGGCTACGGAAAGACCGAGGTGGCGCTGCGCGCGGCGTTCAAGGCGGTGATGGACGGCAGGCAGGTGGCCGTGGTGGTCCCGACCACGGTGCTGGCGCAGCAGCACTTCAGCGTCTTCAGCGAACGGTTCGCACCCTACCCTGTAACGGTGGAGTTGCTCAGCCGCTTCCGCTCGCCCGCTGAACAGAAGGCGGTGTTGGCGGGCCTGGCGGCCGGCACCGTGGACGTGGTGATCGGCACCCACCGGCTGCTGGGCAAAGATGTGCGGTTTCCCAACCTGGGGCTGGTGGTCGTGGACGAGGAGCAGCGCTTCGGCGTAGGGCACAAGGAACACCTCAAGGCGCTACGGCGGAGCGTGGACGTGCTCACCCTCACCGCCACGCCCATCCCGCGCACGCTGCACATGTCGCTGGCCGGCCTGCGCGACCTCACGGTGATGGAGACGCCGCCGGAGGCCCGTCTGCCCATCCACACCGAGATCCGGCCCCAGGACGACGACCTGGTGCGCGACGCGATCCGGCACGAGCTGGCGCGCGGCGGGCAGGTGTACGTGGTGCACAACCGGGTCGAAACGATCGGGCGCGCTGCTCGACGCATCCGCCACCTGGTGCCCGAAGCGCGCGTCGGGATCGGGCACGGACAGATAAGCGAGGAGCGGCTGGAAACCGTGATGCTCGACTTCCTCGGCGGACGTCTCGACGTGCTCGTCTGCACCACCATCGTCGAGATTGGCCTGGACATCCCGCAGGTCAACACGATCCTGATCGAGGACGCGCACTTGATGGGCCTGGCGCAGCTCTACCAGTTGCGCGGCCGCGTGGGCCGCGCCGACCGGCAGGCGTATTGCTACCTGCTCTACCCGCCCAGGACACCGCTGACGGGCGAAGCCGAGCAGCGGCTGCGGGCGATGGCCGAGTTCGTCGAGTTGGGCTCCGGGATGGGCCTGGCGATGCGGGACCTCGAGATCAGGGGGGCCGGCAACATCCTGGGCCCTGAACAGCACGGCCACGTGGCGGCGGTGGGTTTCGACCTGTACTGCCGGCTGCTCGACGAGGCGATCCGCGAGGCGCGCGGTGAGATCATCGAGGATGCGCGGGACCCGGCGCTCGAGCTCGGCGTGGACGCGCACCTGCCCGTGGCGTATCTGCCCGACGAGAACGAGCGCATGGCCAGCTACCGGCGCCTGGGGGCGGCGCGTACCGCCGAGGAGGCAGAGACCGTCGCCGCCGAAATGGAGGAACGCTACGGCCCACCTCCGCCTCCTGCACGCGCGCTGCTCGACGCGGTGCGCCTGCGGGTCGCGGCACGCGGCGTCGGCGCCACCTCGATCACGCGGAAGGATGGACGATTCGTTGTGCGCCTGAACGAGGGTAGTCACCTCGACGCGACCGCCCAGGATCGGCTCCGCCTGGCGCTGGGCAGCCGGGCCCAGGTCACGGCGGCCGGTCTCACGGTGCGCGCCGTGGGCCGGACCTTCGCCGAGCAGGCCGGACCGTTGATAGAGACGCTGGAGCTGGTTGGAAGGCTGGCGGCACGCGACGCGCTGCGGTATGCTGATTCCGTTCGCACAGAGGAGGGAGTTCCCAGATGA
- a CDS encoding peptidylprolyl isomerase, whose amino-acid sequence MKLRNVIIAVAVVAVVAAAGVGAWFLTKGARKGSAVAARVNGDAIYWSQVDAEVTRAAAQFGLDPTGAEFAKQQGEIAKAVIDQIVAQRLVVQEGRKRNIAAGDKEIEEQIAAIKQRFPGEAEFTAALARNGLTLAGLREMISISITQRKVAEVVAVASVSDDEVRKQYNTNPALYDKPAQIKVSHILLRIGEKGTEPVAAAKVKIIQAKLADGAKFEDLAKQYSEDPGSAERGGDLGFVTKGTLVKEFETVAWALKPGQTSGPVRTQYGLHIIRVHETKIAEKGSLEKVKEEIRAQLLGSRREKAFDAWLTEQRKVAKVERFERK is encoded by the coding sequence ATGAAGCTACGCAATGTCATTATCGCCGTCGCCGTGGTGGCCGTCGTGGCAGCCGCGGGCGTCGGAGCATGGTTCCTAACGAAGGGCGCCCGGAAGGGATCGGCCGTGGCCGCCCGTGTAAACGGCGACGCGATCTACTGGTCGCAGGTGGACGCTGAGGTAACCAGGGCCGCCGCCCAGTTTGGCCTGGATCCGACCGGCGCAGAGTTCGCAAAGCAGCAGGGCGAGATCGCCAAGGCAGTGATAGATCAGATCGTCGCGCAGCGCCTGGTGGTTCAGGAGGGGCGGAAGCGCAACATCGCGGCCGGCGACAAGGAAATCGAGGAGCAGATTGCCGCCATCAAGCAGCGGTTCCCCGGCGAAGCCGAGTTCACAGCCGCCTTAGCCCGGAACGGCCTGACGCTCGCCGGCCTGCGCGAGATGATCAGCATCAGCATCACCCAGCGGAAAGTGGCGGAGGTCGTGGCGGTGGCAAGCGTGTCGGACGACGAGGTGCGCAAGCAGTACAACACCAACCCGGCGCTCTACGACAAGCCTGCCCAGATCAAGGTCAGCCACATCCTGCTGCGCATAGGCGAGAAGGGCACCGAGCCGGTGGCGGCGGCCAAGGTCAAGATAATCCAAGCCAAGCTGGCCGACGGCGCGAAGTTCGAGGACCTGGCCAAACAGTACTCCGAGGACCCGGGCAGCGCTGAGCGCGGCGGCGACCTGGGGTTCGTCACCAAGGGCACGCTCGTGAAGGAGTTCGAGACGGTCGCGTGGGCGCTCAAGCCCGGACAGACCAGCGGCCCGGTGCGGACGCAGTACGGCCTGCACATCATCCGGGTCCACGAAACGAAGATCGCCGAGAAGGGCTCGCTCGAGAAGGTCAAGGAAGAGATCCGCGCGCAACTGCTCGGATCCAGGCGCGAGAAGGCGTTTGATGCCTGGCTGACGGAGCAGCGGAAGGTGGCCAAGGTCGAGCGGTTCGAGCGGAAGTAG